A window from Ignavibacteriota bacterium encodes these proteins:
- a CDS encoding Ig-like domain-containing protein, with amino-acid sequence MARKQQIKSIIILILNFLLLSCANQLSPPGGEKDIIPPKIISSYPENGKINFSDNYIELTFSEYVNKRTINDAFFISPILENNPEFSWTNKSVEISFDEKLKENTTYSIVIGTEVADINNNNKMSEPFILTFSTGSKIDSGSISGKVFADKVDGTMIFAYSNKNDTLNIYKKKPDYVSQVNKKGEFTINGLANGIYEIFAVKDEFKNLVYDKGNDLIGYSTSSITVADSQNKIENINFFLTNEDTLAPNFQSITMTDKNHIVIEFNEPIDSSKLSSKNFVIVDSTQNLTFEIKKIFKGNPNKSEYILCVSDSLNPENNIYLIAQNILDRYKNELVNSSNSFTPSEKVDTNFIKISKLVTEYTSNTIDYQSPSFIINFSDALSDSNISNKIAFLDPDSNSISFNFIKIDDASVKIIPISDLKPKSIYKIKIDFKNIIDLAGNKVDTVMINKISTISNMEFSGVSGIVKSKSKNPKVVLNSLEKKHTKIQKEITKEGIFSFERINPGKYLMWIYNDSDSNNIYTFGNFDSLKYSEEFKFYPDTLNLRPRWPIGDIEIEF; translated from the coding sequence TTGGCGCGAAAACAACAAATAAAATCAATCATAATTTTGATTCTTAATTTCTTACTCTTGAGTTGTGCAAATCAACTTTCACCGCCCGGTGGAGAAAAAGATATTATTCCTCCAAAAATTATTTCTTCATATCCGGAAAATGGAAAAATAAATTTTAGCGATAATTATATTGAGCTGACATTTTCGGAATACGTTAATAAAAGAACGATAAATGATGCATTTTTCATATCACCAATTTTGGAAAACAATCCGGAATTTTCTTGGACGAATAAATCAGTTGAAATATCTTTCGATGAAAAACTAAAGGAAAATACAACTTACTCAATAGTTATCGGAACCGAAGTTGCCGATATAAATAATAACAATAAAATGAGCGAACCATTTATTTTAACTTTTTCCACCGGAAGTAAAATTGATAGTGGAAGCATTAGCGGAAAAGTATTTGCGGATAAAGTTGATGGGACAATGATTTTTGCTTATTCCAATAAAAACGATACTTTAAATATTTACAAAAAAAAACCAGATTATGTTTCTCAAGTAAATAAAAAAGGTGAATTTACAATTAATGGTTTGGCAAATGGAATTTACGAAATCTTTGCTGTTAAAGATGAATTTAAAAATTTGGTTTATGATAAAGGTAATGATTTAATTGGATATTCTACCAGTAGTATTACTGTTGCAGATTCTCAAAATAAAATTGAAAATATAAATTTTTTCTTAACCAATGAAGATACTCTTGCACCAAATTTTCAATCAATTACGATGACGGATAAAAACCATATTGTGATTGAATTTAATGAGCCGATTGATAGTTCAAAATTAAGTTCAAAGAATTTTGTCATCGTAGATTCAACCCAAAATTTAACTTTCGAAATTAAAAAAATATTTAAAGGTAATCCCAATAAAAGTGAATATATTCTCTGTGTATCTGATTCGTTAAATCCGGAAAATAATATTTATTTAATTGCTCAGAATATTCTTGATCGTTATAAAAATGAATTAGTAAATTCAAGCAACAGTTTTACACCAAGTGAAAAAGTTGATACAAATTTTATAAAAATTTCGAAACTAGTTACTGAATACACGAGCAATACAATTGATTATCAATCTCCAAGTTTTATAATAAATTTTTCAGATGCTTTAAGTGATTCCAATATATCAAATAAAATTGCATTTCTTGATCCGGATAGTAATTCAATCTCCTTTAATTTTATAAAAATAGATGATGCTTCAGTAAAAATAATTCCAATAAGTGATTTAAAACCAAAATCTATTTATAAAATTAAAATTGATTTTAAGAATATAATTGATTTGGCTGGAAATAAAGTTGATACCGTTATGATCAATAAAATCAGTACTATTAGTAACATGGAATTTTCCGGAGTAAGCGGAATTGTAAAATCTAAAAGTAAGAATCCAAAAGTTGTCTTAAACAGTTTAGAAAAAAAACATACAAAAATCCAAAAGGAAATTACCAAAGAAGGTATTTTTAGTTTTGAGAGAATAAATCCGGGAAAATATTTAATGTGGATTTATAACGATTCGGATTCCAACAATATTTATACATTTGGAAACTTTGATTCACTAAAATATTCTGAAGAATTTAAATTTTATCCGGATACACTAAACTTAAGACCACGCTGGCCAATCGGCGATATTGAAATAGAATTTTAA
- a CDS encoding dephospho-CoA kinase, whose translation MKKYAIGITGGIGSGKSTVSKIFEENGFIVIKADDIAKKIMQNDLEIKNKLISEFGKQTFLENELNSKYISDIVFNDEKKLKILNSIVHPAMIQKIADEVKENQKTFNIVFVEAALIFEAKMEKLFDFILLVTANDEIRIERILLRDRISKDEVVKRIEKQIPEQIKKTKSDFIIDNNKSFEELKSKSEFFLKLFQTM comes from the coding sequence ATGAAAAAATATGCAATTGGTATAACCGGCGGAATTGGTTCTGGTAAATCAACAGTTTCAAAAATATTTGAAGAAAATGGATTTATTGTTATAAAAGCTGATGATATTGCAAAAAAAATAATGCAAAACGATTTAGAAATTAAAAATAAATTAATTTCTGAATTTGGTAAACAAACATTTTTAGAGAATGAATTAAATAGCAAATATATTTCCGATATTGTTTTCAATGACGAAAAAAAATTAAAGATATTGAATTCAATCGTTCATCCCGCCATGATTCAAAAAATTGCTGATGAAGTTAAAGAAAATCAAAAAACATTTAATATAGTTTTCGTTGAGGCCGCATTAATATTTGAAGCAAAAATGGAAAAATTATTTGATTTTATTCTACTTGTTACAGCAAATGATGAAATCAGAATTGAACGAATTTTATTAAGAGATAGAATTTCTAAAGATGAAGTGGTAAAAAGAATAGAAAAACAAATTCCAGAACAAATCAAAAAAACCAAATCTGATTTTATTATTGATAACAACAAAAGTTTTGAAGAACTAAAATCAAAATCCGAATTTTTCCTAAAATTATTTCAAACAATGTAA
- a CDS encoding proline dehydrogenase family protein — protein sequence MGIINQSIVSFVKVLPKSVVHIFAKKYIAGETLEDAVNVVKQLNSKGIFATLDVLGEAIKTKEEAIHEKEECLRVLNAIDQNKLKANLSIKPTSLGLSIDEDFFYQQLKEVLTKAKELNNFVRVDMEDSPYTSSTIKIFKMVQIEFDNVGIVVQAYLKRTMDDVNDLNKSKTNYRLCKGIYIEPEEIAYKNKQSVRDNFLNLLEKMFQNKSYVGIATHDEYLVNGAYRIIDDMKLSKDKYEFQMLYGVTEKLRDKINCDGHKIRIYVPYGKKWYAYSIRRMQENPEIAGHIAKSIFKFN from the coding sequence GTGGGAATTATTAATCAATCAATTGTATCTTTTGTTAAAGTTTTACCTAAATCAGTGGTTCATATTTTTGCTAAAAAATATATTGCAGGAGAAACTTTAGAAGATGCAGTAAATGTTGTTAAGCAGTTAAATTCAAAAGGAATTTTTGCAACTTTAGATGTTTTAGGTGAAGCAATTAAAACAAAGGAAGAAGCAATTCATGAAAAGGAAGAATGCTTAAGAGTTTTAAATGCAATAGATCAAAACAAATTAAAAGCAAATCTTTCAATTAAGCCAACATCATTGGGATTAAGCATTGATGAAGATTTTTTTTATCAGCAATTAAAAGAAGTTTTAACCAAAGCAAAAGAATTAAATAATTTTGTTCGTGTTGATATGGAAGATTCTCCATATACTTCTTCTACAATAAAAATATTTAAAATGGTGCAAATAGAATTTGATAATGTTGGAATTGTTGTTCAAGCTTATCTTAAAAGAACAATGGATGATGTTAATGATTTAAATAAATCAAAAACAAATTACAGATTATGCAAAGGGATTTATATCGAACCGGAAGAAATTGCTTATAAAAATAAACAATCAGTTCGTGATAATTTTTTGAATCTTCTTGAAAAAATGTTTCAGAATAAAAGTTATGTTGGAATAGCAACTCACGATGAATATTTAGTAAATGGTGCTTACCGTATTATTGATGATATGAAATTATCCAAAGATAAATATGAATTTCAAATGCTTTACGGTGTTACAGAAAAATTGCGTGATAAAATAAATTGTGATGGTCACAAAATTAGAATTTATGTACCTTATGGCAAAAAGTGGTATGCATATTCAATTAGAAGAATGCAAGAAAATCCGGAAATTGCCGGTCACATTGCAAAAAGTATATTTAAGTTTAATTAA
- the tsaD gene encoding tRNA (adenosine(37)-N6)-threonylcarbamoyltransferase complex transferase subunit TsaD — translation MIVLGIESSCDETSVSILKNGEVLTNLISSQLFHNKFGGVVPELSSRAHLQQITPLLKQALKISEISLDKIDLISATAGPGLIGALLVGLTFGKSLALSMDKPFIPVNHIEGHIFSGFLMNEKPEFPFLCIVVSGGHTLLLLVKSEFEIIKLGTTIDDAIGESFDKVSKMLNLGYPGGPIIQKFAETGDENFIDYPIAKTKNKFDFSFSGLKTSVLRSIEKIDKSKNISETEKMNISASFQKAAVKSISSKVILAMNEFEIKSISLVGGVAANQKLRNEIILIGKKFSKKVVIPNLEYCGDNAAMIALRGFQYFSGGYKYPLSSNAFPNLTKDYFDN, via the coding sequence ATGATTGTTCTCGGAATAGAAAGTTCGTGTGATGAAACTTCCGTTTCCATTTTAAAAAATGGAGAAGTGTTAACTAATTTAATTTCATCTCAACTTTTCCATAATAAATTTGGCGGAGTAGTTCCCGAACTTTCGAGTAGAGCACATCTTCAACAAATAACTCCCTTATTAAAACAAGCACTAAAAATATCAGAAATCAGTTTAGATAAAATTGATTTAATTTCTGCAACTGCAGGCCCGGGTTTAATTGGAGCACTTTTAGTTGGATTAACATTTGGAAAAAGTTTAGCACTTTCAATGGACAAACCTTTCATTCCAGTTAATCATATTGAAGGACATATTTTTTCCGGATTTCTGATGAACGAAAAACCAGAGTTTCCTTTTTTATGCATTGTTGTTTCCGGCGGACATACTTTATTACTTTTAGTTAAAAGTGAATTTGAGATAATAAAATTGGGCACCACAATTGATGATGCAATTGGAGAAAGTTTTGATAAAGTATCTAAAATGTTAAATCTTGGATATCCGGGTGGACCGATAATTCAAAAGTTTGCAGAAACCGGTGATGAAAATTTTATTGATTATCCGATAGCAAAAACTAAAAATAAATTTGATTTTTCTTTCAGCGGACTTAAAACTTCAGTGTTAAGATCAATCGAAAAAATTGATAAATCTAAGAATATAAGCGAAACTGAAAAAATGAATATTTCGGCATCATTTCAAAAAGCAGCTGTAAAATCAATTTCAAGTAAAGTTATTTTAGCAATGAATGAATTTGAAATTAAAAGTATTTCACTTGTTGGTGGTGTTGCAGCAAATCAAAAATTACGGAATGAAATAATTTTAATTGGGAAAAAATTTAGTAAAAAAGTTGTAATCCCAAATTTGGAATATTGTGGAGATAATGCAGCGATGATTGCATTACGCGGATTTCAATATTTTTCCGGAGGTTATAAATATCCGTTAAGTTCGAATGCTTTTCCAAATTTAACTAAAGATTATTTTGATAACTAA
- the purU gene encoding formyltetrahydrofolate deformylase — protein MNKNNIAILLLSCNDQKGLVYKITELVYKLDGNIIDLDEHVDSNESMFFVRVAWSFNEHKTSKVKIKESFSNLALHISANWKINFEDEKQNVAIFVSKYDHCLNEILWRNNLNEYNINIKLVISNHTELRSLTENYQIPFHHFEIMPNNKLDIEKKEIALLKENKIDSIVLARYMQILSSDFVKEYPNKIINIHHSFLPAFIGGNPYKQAYERGVKIIGATSHFVTNELDEGPIIEQDIIRISHNDSLKDLIIKGRDLERLVLARALLFQSQNRILVYGKKTIIF, from the coding sequence ATGAATAAAAATAATATTGCAATTTTACTTTTGAGCTGTAATGATCAAAAAGGATTGGTATATAAAATAACTGAGTTGGTTTATAAACTTGATGGAAATATTATTGATCTTGATGAACATGTTGATTCGAATGAATCAATGTTTTTTGTAAGAGTTGCATGGAGTTTTAACGAACATAAAACAAGTAAAGTTAAAATAAAAGAATCATTTTCAAATTTAGCTTTGCACATTTCTGCTAATTGGAAAATAAATTTTGAAGATGAAAAACAGAATGTTGCAATTTTTGTTTCTAAATATGATCACTGCTTAAATGAAATTCTTTGGCGCAATAATTTGAATGAATATAATATTAATATCAAATTGGTAATTTCTAATCATACTGAATTAAGATCACTTACTGAAAATTATCAAATTCCATTTCATCATTTTGAAATTATGCCAAACAATAAACTGGATATTGAAAAAAAAGAAATCGCTCTTTTAAAAGAAAATAAAATTGATTCAATTGTGCTTGCAAGATATATGCAAATTTTATCTTCAGATTTTGTAAAAGAATATCCGAATAAAATTATTAATATTCATCACTCATTTCTTCCCGCTTTTATTGGTGGAAATCCTTATAAACAAGCTTATGAAAGAGGTGTTAAAATAATCGGCGCAACAAGTCATTTTGTTACAAATGAACTTGACGAAGGACCAATAATCGAGCAAGATATAATTCGGATTTCGCACAATGATTCTTTGAAAGATTTAATTATTAAAGGAAGAGATTTGGAAAGATTAGTTTTGGCTCGTGCATTATTATTTCAAAGCCAAAACAGAATTTTAGTTTATGGAAAAAAAACTATTATTTTTTAA
- the mltG gene encoding endolytic transglycosylase MltG: MNKKSKKRNFFIKNLIYSLVAIIVFLGGYFSYIFFSPNYNGIHQPIQLDILQGSSFSTITDLLYHKNVITNKFNFKLSSLVFSAHKNIKAGRYEIPDGISYYKLLKLLIEGRPKNQKLVTIQEGIWQEKLAELLKIELGIDKEKFLKLSSDEKFIKSLDLNISNIEGYLLPETYYFYEGTNEEEIIKKLSSELRKIFMKPEIIDQMKYLNMDQNQILTMASIIDGESNQISEFKRIAGVYYNRLKNNWKLQADPTVQYLLRQRGDKINQILYKDLEIDSKFNTYLYYGLPPAPINNPGKEAIMAALFPEEHNYFYFVADGKGRHVFSESSREHQNQVNRYRIWRENNK; the protein is encoded by the coding sequence ATGAATAAAAAATCGAAAAAGCGAAATTTCTTCATTAAAAATTTAATCTATTCACTTGTTGCCATAATTGTATTTTTGGGCGGATACTTTTCATATATTTTCTTTTCGCCCAATTATAATGGAATACATCAACCAATACAATTAGACATTCTTCAAGGTTCTTCATTCAGCACAATTACTGATTTATTGTATCATAAAAATGTAATTACAAATAAATTTAATTTTAAATTATCCTCATTAGTTTTTAGCGCACATAAAAATATTAAAGCCGGCAGATATGAAATTCCGGATGGAATTAGTTACTATAAATTGTTAAAATTATTAATTGAAGGCAGACCAAAAAATCAAAAATTGGTTACAATTCAAGAAGGAATTTGGCAAGAAAAATTAGCGGAATTATTAAAAATTGAATTGGGGATTGATAAAGAAAAATTTCTAAAATTATCTTCAGATGAAAAATTTATTAAAAGTCTTGACTTAAATATCTCCAATATTGAAGGATATTTATTACCGGAAACTTACTATTTTTATGAAGGAACAAACGAAGAAGAAATTATTAAAAAACTTAGCAGCGAATTGAGAAAAATTTTTATGAAGCCGGAAATTATTGATCAAATGAAATATTTAAATATGGATCAAAATCAAATTTTAACAATGGCTTCAATTATTGATGGCGAATCAAATCAAATTTCCGAATTTAAAAGAATTGCCGGAGTTTATTATAATCGATTAAAAAATAATTGGAAGCTGCAAGCTGATCCAACAGTTCAATATTTATTGAGGCAAAGAGGCGATAAAATAAATCAAATACTTTATAAGGATTTAGAAATAGATTCAAAATTTAATACATATTTGTATTATGGATTGCCTCCGGCTCCAATTAATAATCCCGGCAAAGAAGCTATAATGGCGGCGTTGTTTCCTGAAGAACATAATTATTTTTATTTTGTTGCTGATGGAAAAGGTAGACATGTATTTTCAGAATCGTCAAGAGAACATCAAAATCAAGTTAATAGGTATAGAATTTGGCGCGAAAACAACAAATAA
- a CDS encoding TonB-dependent receptor produces MKHFILIFHFFTSLIFSQHLEISGTILDGKTKLPLSSANVFLQNYKIGVASDIDGKFKILSQYDENDSLIISYIGYETQKISLKDFNKSDKTIELAWVDYKLQSVVVSAIISDEKKSPISFSKIKKKEIEENYSVQDVPEYLSYLPSTTFYSESGNGIGYNYLSIRGFDQRRISVSVNGIPQNDPEDHNIYWLDLPDLLESTELIQVQRGAGAGSIGYPSIGGSINIITSPFSDKPNFELSLSGGSYNTKKYSAKFASGLIENKYSIYAKLSKIMSSGYRDKSWVDFNSYHIAAARYDKNITTQINFFGGPISDGLAYTGLPKFAIKNKELRKENLSYWEADKNSYTYKVERKSSEIENFSQPHFELLNEFQISNNLTLSNALFLVMGEGFFDYDGSWSIYYDDYFRLKQNGFDSTFAPQNAIIHAVVKNKQWGIIPRLTWEHNNGKLVSGLEYRNHKSKHWGNIRFAENIPANVSQNYQYYYYEGGKDIVNFFLNENYNFTENFNLMAEIQLSFHEYKLLNEKYLDYSISINDLYLNPRFGVNYKFNNQINSYLSFAKVTREPRLKNYYDSAESSAGETPQFELNKFGNFDFKKPLVKPEIMTNLELGARFSKSNLGINLNLFLMLFKDEIVSQGQLDRFGQPITGNVDKTIHSGIEIEGFFKINSIYEIIFNSTFSKNYISDGSTFVNTFDEFGNSITKQIDLKENSIPGFPNLISNVIFKVNFENLNFQIISKYVGKYYSDFYDENLSNLIHENPGIVTYNSNEVDQYFVMNILGSYNFQIKSFLSSAKLFFQLNNAFDNLYAAYATGGDFFPAAERNILVGIKLGL; encoded by the coding sequence ATGAAACATTTTATATTAATTTTTCACTTTTTTACAAGTTTAATATTTTCCCAACATCTTGAAATTTCCGGAACTATTTTGGATGGGAAAACGAAATTACCATTGAGTTCTGCTAATGTATTTTTACAAAATTATAAAATAGGAGTTGCTTCTGATATTGATGGAAAATTTAAAATATTATCTCAATATGATGAAAACGATTCTCTAATTATAAGTTACATCGGTTATGAAACTCAAAAAATAAGTCTAAAAGATTTTAATAAATCAGATAAAACAATTGAACTTGCATGGGTTGATTACAAATTACAATCAGTTGTTGTAAGTGCAATAATTTCCGATGAGAAAAAATCTCCGATATCATTTTCTAAAATTAAAAAGAAAGAAATAGAAGAAAATTATTCTGTACAAGATGTTCCTGAATATTTATCTTATTTGCCTTCAACAACATTTTATTCCGAGAGTGGGAATGGAATAGGATATAATTATTTAAGTATTAGAGGTTTTGATCAAAGAAGAATTTCTGTCTCAGTTAACGGAATTCCTCAAAACGATCCGGAAGATCACAATATTTATTGGCTGGATTTACCGGATTTATTAGAAAGTACTGAGTTAATTCAAGTACAAAGAGGAGCCGGCGCTGGCTCAATTGGTTATCCTTCTATAGGTGGATCTATAAATATTATAACTTCACCTTTTTCGGATAAACCAAATTTCGAACTATCCTTATCTGGTGGAAGTTACAATACAAAAAAATACAGTGCAAAATTTGCAAGTGGTTTGATTGAAAATAAATATTCAATTTATGCAAAACTTTCAAAAATTATGAGTAGTGGATACAGAGACAAAAGCTGGGTTGATTTTAATTCTTACCACATTGCTGCGGCGAGATATGATAAAAATATTACAACCCAAATTAATTTTTTCGGTGGACCAATTTCTGATGGATTAGCTTATACCGGATTACCAAAATTCGCAATTAAGAATAAAGAATTACGAAAAGAAAATTTATCTTATTGGGAAGCTGACAAAAACTCATATACTTATAAAGTTGAAAGAAAATCTTCGGAAATTGAAAACTTTTCTCAGCCGCATTTTGAGCTTTTGAATGAGTTTCAAATATCAAATAATCTCACTTTAAGTAATGCATTATTTTTAGTTATGGGTGAAGGATTTTTTGATTATGATGGCTCTTGGTCTATTTACTATGATGATTATTTTCGGTTAAAACAAAACGGATTTGATTCTACATTTGCTCCACAAAATGCAATAATTCATGCTGTAGTAAAAAATAAACAATGGGGAATAATTCCAAGGTTAACTTGGGAGCACAATAATGGTAAATTAGTTTCCGGATTAGAATATAGAAATCATAAATCAAAACACTGGGGAAATATTAGATTTGCTGAAAATATTCCTGCAAATGTATCCCAAAATTATCAATACTATTACTACGAAGGTGGAAAAGATATCGTTAATTTTTTCTTAAATGAAAATTATAATTTCACGGAAAATTTTAATTTGATGGCAGAAATTCAACTTTCATTTCACGAATATAAGTTATTGAATGAAAAGTATTTAGATTATTCCATTTCAATTAACGATTTATATCTAAATCCAAGATTTGGAGTAAATTATAAATTCAATAATCAAATAAATTCATATTTATCATTTGCAAAAGTAACTCGTGAACCCAGATTGAAAAATTATTACGATTCAGCTGAATCCAGCGCTGGAGAAACTCCACAATTTGAATTAAATAAATTTGGCAATTTCGATTTCAAAAAACCTTTGGTAAAACCAGAAATTATGACGAATCTTGAATTGGGAGCACGTTTTTCAAAATCTAATTTGGGGATCAATTTAAATTTGTTTTTAATGTTATTTAAAGATGAAATTGTTAGTCAAGGTCAGTTAGATCGTTTTGGCCAGCCAATCACTGGGAATGTTGATAAAACAATTCATTCCGGAATAGAGATTGAAGGATTTTTTAAGATTAACTCAATATACGAAATAATTTTTAATTCAACTTTTAGCAAAAATTATATTAGTGATGGTTCCACATTTGTAAATACTTTTGATGAGTTTGGGAATTCTATAACTAAACAAATAGATCTTAAGGAAAATTCAATTCCCGGTTTCCCAAATTTAATTTCAAATGTAATATTTAAAGTGAATTTTGAAAATCTGAATTTCCAAATAATTTCAAAATATGTTGGTAAATATTATTCAGATTTTTATGACGAGAATTTATCAAATTTAATTCATGAAAATCCCGGAATTGTAACATATAACAGCAATGAGGTTGATCAATATTTTGTGATGAATATTCTTGGAAGTTACAATTTTCAAATAAAATCATTTCTAAGTTCTGCTAAACTGTTTTTTCAATTAAATAATGCTTTTGATAATTTATATGCAGCTTATGCAACTGGTGGAGATTTTTTTCCAGCTGCTGAAAGAAATATTTTAGTTGGAATTAAATTAGGTTTATAA
- the ftcD gene encoding glutamate formimidoyltransferase: MNEQLIECVPNFSEGKDLNIIKQITDEIEKVENVILLDVDRGSDMNRTVVTFIGDKKGIAEAAFQAIKKASELIDMSKHFGSHPRMGATDVCPFIPVNGISIDECIQLSKDVAKRVGDELNIPVYLYEKSAQKFERKNLAVIRKGEYEGLQEKIKDENWKPDYGPAEFNKKSGATVIGVREFLIAYNINLNTREKLHAIDIAYELREKGRSARKPVSHPYYYKSENVVKYESDSYPCGDCDFIGQSISDTIQHCTEIHNYDLNELLKLNDINPEFPEGESVKKNGMFKHCKAIGWMVKDFDRVQISINLTDYNVTSMHHVLEAARKLAFDRGLIVTGSEIVGMVPFKALLETGKFYLQKQGRSTGIPIKDILHTAVQSLGLEDVTKFKIDERVLGLPKNNSDALIEMKLNDFVDEVSRETPAPGGGSIAALAGALGAALSSMVSNLSTYKKGSENIDELLNNCANECQQIKNELLNAVDEDTQAFNDYISAKKLPNSSNEEKVLRNSAILEGLKKAVSVPLRTAELSLRIIEISQIVVKYGNPNSITDVGVGAQMAYSGVLGGIYNVLINLKEIKDENFKILMKEKCSLIKVDAQNKLNEVLNYVESKIL, from the coding sequence ATGAATGAACAATTAATCGAATGTGTTCCAAATTTTTCTGAAGGTAAAGATTTAAATATTATCAAACAAATTACAGATGAAATTGAAAAAGTTGAAAATGTAATACTGCTTGATGTTGATAGAGGTTCTGATATGAACAGAACGGTTGTTACATTTATTGGTGATAAAAAAGGTATTGCTGAAGCAGCATTTCAAGCAATTAAGAAAGCATCGGAATTAATTGATATGTCAAAACATTTTGGCTCGCATCCAAGAATGGGTGCAACAGATGTTTGTCCCTTTATTCCGGTAAATGGAATTAGTATTGACGAATGTATTCAGCTTTCCAAAGATGTTGCTAAAAGAGTTGGAGATGAATTGAATATTCCCGTTTATTTATATGAAAAATCTGCTCAAAAATTTGAAAGAAAAAATTTAGCAGTTATTAGAAAAGGTGAGTATGAAGGATTGCAAGAAAAAATAAAAGATGAAAATTGGAAACCCGATTATGGTCCGGCAGAATTTAATAAAAAAAGTGGGGCAACAGTTATTGGTGTTAGAGAATTTTTGATTGCGTATAATATAAACCTTAATACCCGAGAAAAACTTCATGCAATTGATATTGCATATGAATTAAGAGAGAAAGGAAGATCAGCAAGAAAACCAGTTTCACATCCATATTATTATAAAAGTGAAAATGTTGTAAAATATGAAAGTGATTCATATCCTTGCGGGGATTGTGATTTTATTGGACAATCAATTTCAGATACAATTCAACATTGTACTGAAATTCATAATTATGATTTAAATGAATTGTTAAAACTAAATGATATAAATCCGGAATTTCCCGAAGGTGAATCAGTAAAAAAGAATGGAATGTTCAAACATTGTAAAGCAATTGGTTGGATGGTTAAAGATTTTGATAGGGTTCAAATATCAATAAATTTAACTGATTACAATGTTACATCAATGCATCATGTTTTGGAGGCAGCAAGAAAATTAGCATTTGACAGAGGTTTAATTGTTACCGGAAGTGAAATTGTTGGAATGGTTCCATTTAAAGCCTTATTGGAAACTGGTAAATTTTATCTTCAGAAGCAAGGAAGATCAACTGGAATTCCAATCAAAGATATTTTACATACTGCTGTTCAATCACTTGGATTGGAAGATGTAACAAAATTTAAAATTGATGAAAGAGTTTTAGGTTTGCCAAAAAATAATTCAGATGCATTAATTGAAATGAAATTAAATGATTTTGTTGATGAAGTTTCGCGAGAAACACCAGCACCGGGCGGTGGATCAATCGCAGCTTTAGCGGGAGCTTTAGGCGCTGCTTTATCATCTATGGTAAGTAATTTATCAACTTACAAAAAAGGTAGTGAAAATATTGATGAACTTTTGAATAATTGTGCAAATGAATGTCAGCAAATTAAAAATGAATTATTAAATGCTGTTGATGAAGACACTCAAGCATTTAACGATTACATTTCTGCAAAGAAATTACCAAATAGTTCAAATGAAGAAAAGGTACTAAGAAATTCTGCAATTCTGGAAGGCTTAAAAAAAGCAGTTAGTGTTCCACTTAGAACTGCTGAATTATCTTTAAGAATAATTGAAATCTCACAAATTGTTGTTAAGTATGGAAATCCTAATTCTATTACTGATGTTGGAGTTGGGGCACAAATGGCTTATTCTGGCGTACTGGGCGGAATTTATAATGTGCTTATAAATCTTAAAGAAATTAAGGATGAGAATTTCAAAATATTAATGAAAGAAAAATGCTCTTTAATAAAAGTTGATGCACAAAATAAATTGAATGAAGTTTTAAATTACGTTGAGTCAAAAATTCTTTGA